AGACCGGATGATGGTATTCCAGAACTATTGCCTGCTTCCCTGGCTGACTGCCTTCGAGAATGTTTACCTGGCAGTGGATTCTGTCTATCCCGGTAAACCCCGGTCGGAAAAAGTCAGCATCGTCCGGGATCATCTGGCAATGGTAGGACTGACCGAAGCGGCTGACAAAAAACCGTCTCAGCTATCTGGGGGGATGAAACAGCGAGTCGCGATCGCGCGTGCGCTCTCGATTCGTCCTAAAGTATTAATTTTGGATGAGCCATTCGGAGCCTTGGATGCCATCACCAAGGAAGAATTACAAGAAGAACTGCTGACCATCTGGCGCGAACATCGAGTTACGGTCTTGATGATTACCCACGATATCGACGAAGCACTCTTCTTAGCAGATCGGCTGGTGATGATGACCAACGGGCCATCGGCAAACATTGGCGAAGTTTTGAAGATTCCCTTTCCCCGTCCCCGCAATCGCGCTCGGATTATGGAAGACCCGGAATATTACAACCTGCGGAACTACGCCCTCGACTTTCTGTTCAACCGATTTGCTCATGATGATGATTAGTCATTGGTGGTTGGAAATTAGCCATTAACCTATGACTAATTTCCAATTACTAATGGAAGTATGGCTAATAGCAGTTAGCAATTAGCAATTAGCAACGGATGACTGACGAATGACAACTGACAGTACAAAAACCCTTTGCCCTTACTGCGGCGTCGGCTGTGGATTGGAGGTGACACCTCCAGCGCAAGCCGGGAAGCCAACGAATCGGGATGCCCAAGGGAATCCCATCTGGAAAGTGCAGGGCGATCGCGCGCACCCTTCCAGTCACGGGATGGTGTGTGTCAAAGGTGCTACCGTTGCCGAGTCCCTTTCCAAAGACCGCCTTCTCCATCCGATGATCCGCGACTCCCTGGATGAACCTTTCCGCCGCGCCAGCTGGGAGGAAGCTTTGGATCTCGTCGCGAGCAAGATTCAAAACGTTCTGGCAACTCAAGGCTCAGATGGCGTGTGTATGTACGGCTCCGGGCAACTGCAAACTGAAGATTACTACGTTGCTCAGAAACTGCTCAAAGGGTGTCTGGGCACAAATAATTTTGATTCCAACTCGCGTCTGTGTATGTCCTCCGCCGTTGCGGGTTATACGCAAAGCTTTGGTTCGGATGGGCCGCCTTGCTGCTACGAAGATTTAGACTTAACCGACTGTGCTTTTATCATCGGTAGCAACACCGCCGACTGTCACCCGATTATTTTTAACCGCCTGCGGAAACACCACAAGAAAAATTCCCACGTCAAAATGATTGTGGTCGATCCACGCCGAACGAACACGGCTGAGGCAGCGGATTTGCACTTAGCAATTCGGTCAGGCACCGATATCGATCTACTCAATGGCATCGCTCACCTGCTGCTAAGTTGGGGCGCGATTGATACTTATTTCATGGAAGACTGCACGACAAATTTTCCGGCTTTTGCAGAAGTCATTCAGCACTATCCACCGGAAGTCGTCGCTGACCGATGCGGTATTTCCATCCCTGAGCTGGAAACGGCAGCGCGATACTGGGCACAGTCGAAGCGCGTGCTATCTCTGTGGTCGATGGGCGTGAATCAGTCTTCTGAAGGCACTGCCAAGGTGCGAACAATCGTGAATCTGCACCTGATGACCGCCCAGATTGGCAAACCCGGTGCGGGGCCGTTTTCTCTGACGGGTCAACCAAATGCGATGGGCGGCAGGGAAACCGGCGGTCTTTGCCACATTCTGCCCGGATATCGAGCGGTCAAAAATCCCCAACATCGAGCAGAACTTGAAGCGTTTTGGCAACTCCCCGCTGGACAAATTTCGCCCTATCCGGGTCGCACGGCGTGGGACATTATTACGGGTTTAGAAACCGGAGATGTGGGCGTTCTCTGGATTGCTGCTACGAACCCGGCTGTCAGTTTACCTGACTTGGACCGTGCGAAAGCCGCATTGCAGCGATCGCCTTTTACGGTCTATCAAGACGCCTACTACCCCACCGAAACCGCCGCCTTTGCTCACGTTTTGCTCCCGGCGGCGCAGTGGAGCGAGAAAACTGGCACGATGACCAACTCCGAGCGAGTGGTCACGCTGTGTAAGGCGTTTCGCACTCCCCCAGGAGAAGCCAAAGCCGATTGGCAAATCTTCACAGAAGTCGCACGGCGCTTAGGTTTTGCAGACAAATTTCCCTACGAGACGCCAGCTTCCATCTATGCCGAATATGTGAAGCTAACACGCGATCGCGTCTGCGATATGAGCGGCCTCAGTCACGAACGACTATCGCAACAAGGCCCGCTTCAGTGGCCCTGCCCCGATCGGAGTTTTGAGTCCTTGCGTTTGAGTTCTCCGTTAAAATCTTCAACCCAAAACTCAAAACTCAAAACTCAAAACTCAAAAAGGCTTTACACGGATTTTCGGTTTCCGACGCCGGATGGACGGGCGCGATTTGGAGCCTATCATTCGCGGGGACTGGCGGAACCGCCCGATTCCAATTATCCTTTTGTTCTAACGACGGGCAGACTTTACGGACACTGGCACACCCAAACCCGTACCGGACGAATTGATAAAATTCGGCAGATGCACCCGCAGCCATTCATTGAAATTCATCCTCGCGATGCGGCTTCTCTGAAGATTCAGGAGAATGATTGGGTGGAAGTGCGAACCCGTCGCGGCTCGGCGCGATTCCCTGCCAGGGTCACCAAAGCGATCGCTCCTGGTGTTGCCTTTGTCCCCATGCACTGGGGCGCTCTTTGGGCAGATGGTGCCGAAGCTAACGCCCTCACCCATGCCGAATCTTGTCCTGAATCACTGCAACCGGAACTGAAAGCTTGTGCGGTGCAACTGGTGCCCTTGGCTGCTGAAAAAGTTGACTCTGAGTATCTACTCCAGCCCACTCAGTCTAAGGCTTTTTCCTCAGCTTTGCCTGTTTAAAATAACCGCTTAGTTAAGGTTATTTGTCCTCAGTTCTGGCGTTTGAATTCAAGTTTTCTGGACTTAAAAAGAGGTACGGCAATGCCGCACCTCTTTTTTATAAGACTATGGAATTTCGATACGGGGAACTTAAAGAAGCGATTGCATCTTCGAGTCCGATTACCTCAATCACTTTCAGCTACAGGGCGCAAATTCTCGCCAGCAGTCGGTTGCTATCCTTGGAGCGATTCATTCCTTCACTAATATCATCTCATTTCTAGTTCTTTAACCCAAGGTATTGCTGCCAAAATATAGTAGATGTCATCTCCTTGGAAG
The sequence above is drawn from the Coleofasciculus sp. FACHB-1120 genome and encodes:
- a CDS encoding nitrate ABC transporter ATP-binding protein (This model describes the ATP binding subunits of ATP-binding cassette (ABC) transporters for nitrate transport, or for bicarbonate transport, in bacteria and archaea.) — its product is MHTLNNTGVVTQLTQETVNRDPFLVIEDVSKVYPTSTGPYTVLDGVNLTVYEGEFICLIGHSGCGKSTLLNMVSGFNKPTDGEVRLETLKIREPGPDRMMVFQNYCLLPWLTAFENVYLAVDSVYPGKPRSEKVSIVRDHLAMVGLTEAADKKPSQLSGGMKQRVAIARALSIRPKVLILDEPFGALDAITKEELQEELLTIWREHRVTVLMITHDIDEALFLADRLVMMTNGPSANIGEVLKIPFPRPRNRARIMEDPEYYNLRNYALDFLFNRFAHDDD
- a CDS encoding nitrate reductase, producing the protein MTTDSTKTLCPYCGVGCGLEVTPPAQAGKPTNRDAQGNPIWKVQGDRAHPSSHGMVCVKGATVAESLSKDRLLHPMIRDSLDEPFRRASWEEALDLVASKIQNVLATQGSDGVCMYGSGQLQTEDYYVAQKLLKGCLGTNNFDSNSRLCMSSAVAGYTQSFGSDGPPCCYEDLDLTDCAFIIGSNTADCHPIIFNRLRKHHKKNSHVKMIVVDPRRTNTAEAADLHLAIRSGTDIDLLNGIAHLLLSWGAIDTYFMEDCTTNFPAFAEVIQHYPPEVVADRCGISIPELETAARYWAQSKRVLSLWSMGVNQSSEGTAKVRTIVNLHLMTAQIGKPGAGPFSLTGQPNAMGGRETGGLCHILPGYRAVKNPQHRAELEAFWQLPAGQISPYPGRTAWDIITGLETGDVGVLWIAATNPAVSLPDLDRAKAALQRSPFTVYQDAYYPTETAAFAHVLLPAAQWSEKTGTMTNSERVVTLCKAFRTPPGEAKADWQIFTEVARRLGFADKFPYETPASIYAEYVKLTRDRVCDMSGLSHERLSQQGPLQWPCPDRSFESLRLSSPLKSSTQNSKLKTQNSKRLYTDFRFPTPDGRARFGAYHSRGLAEPPDSNYPFVLTTGRLYGHWHTQTRTGRIDKIRQMHPQPFIEIHPRDAASLKIQENDWVEVRTRRGSARFPARVTKAIAPGVAFVPMHWGALWADGAEANALTHAESCPESLQPELKACAVQLVPLAAEKVDSEYLLQPTQSKAFSSALPV